A genome region from Astyanax mexicanus isolate ESR-SI-001 chromosome 19, AstMex3_surface, whole genome shotgun sequence includes the following:
- the LOC111193396 gene encoding uncharacterized protein LOC111193396, with the protein MDRNNQRGRVRVRGGRGGRGGRGGRGGMRRRTNISDEIRATVIDHVLVHGLTMREAGLRVQPNLSRFTVSTIVRRFREENRITRLPHQGGRPSMLSPRQETLIVDMVRQNNSVKLCEIQQKIIDDHVDFEGITSISISTIDRVLKRNRMRMKQLYRVPFERNSERVKEQRFHYVQRVFQLDSSEQPHEYIYMDEAGFNLTKRRRRGRNVTGQRAIVTVPGQRGGNVTLCAAISNHGVLHHHATLGPYNTQHLLTFLSDLRDIVLGFQQQDHEQTEHPVYVIVWDNVSFHHAVQVREWFTRNQEFLNVFLPPYSPFLNPTEEFFSAWRWKVYDRQPYTRENLLQAMELACNDIGVDACQAWIRHTRSYYPRCLARENVACDVDEVLWPDPAHRHDVIE; encoded by the exons ATGGACAGAAACAATCAGAGAGgcagagtaagagtaagaggTGGAAGAGGTGGAAGAGGTGGAAGAGGAGGAAGGGGAGGTATGAGACGAAGAACAAATATTTCAGATGAAATACGGGCAACTGTCATAGACCATGTTCTTGTCCACGGGTTGACAATGAGGGAAGCGGGACTTCGAGTTCAGCCCAACCTAAGCAGATTCACTGTGTCCACCATAGTCCGAAGATTCAGAGAAGAGAACAG AATTACCAGATTGCCACATCAGGGAGGGAGGCCATCTATGTTGTCCCCACGCCAAGAGACCCTCATTGTTGACATGGTCCGTCAGAACAATTCAGTCAAACTCTGTGAAATACAGCAGAAGATCATTGACGACCATGTTGATTTTGAAGGCATCACCAGTATCAGCATTTCCACCATTGATCGTGTCCTAAAACGCAACAGGATGCGGATGAAGCAACTGTACAGAGTACCCTTTGAGCGCAACTCAGAAAGGGTCAAGGAGCAAAGATTCCACTATGTACAG AGAGTGTTTCAACTGGATTCCTCAGAACAACcacatgaatatatttatatggatgaagctGGGTTCAATCTGAccaaaaggaggaggagaggccgGAATGTGACTGGCCAACGAGCCATTGTTACAGTTCCTGGCCAGCGTGGTGGCAATGTCACTTTATGTGCTGCAATCAGCAATCATGGTGTTCTCCACCATCATGCCACATTGGGGCCATACAACACTCAACACCTCCtgacatttttaagtgatcttcgGGATATTGTGTTAGGGTTTCAGCAGCAGGATCATGAACAGACAGAGCATCCTGTCTATGTCATTGTGTGGGATAATGTGAGTTTTCACCATGCCGTGCAGGTCAGAGAGTGGTTCACTAGAAACCAAGAATTCCTGAATGTTTTCCTACCACCATACTCCCCTTTCCTCAATCCAACAGAGGAGTTCTTCTCTGCATGGCGCTGGAAGGTTTATGACCGACAACCCTACACCAGGGAAAATCTCTTGCAGGCCATGGAACTGGCCTGTAATGATATAGGTGTGGATGCATGCCAAGCGTGGATCCGGCACACTAGAAGTTATTACCCACGCTGCCTGGCAAGGGAGAATGTGGCCTGTGATGTAGATGAAGTCCTGTGGCCTGACCCAGCACATCGACATGATGTTATAGAGTAG